The Pseudonocardia broussonetiae DNA segment CATGAACGTCCTCGTCCTCAACGGCCCCAACCTCGGCCGCCTCGGCACCCGCGAGCCCGACGTCTACGGCGCCACCACCCACGCCGACCTCGTGGCGCTGTGCGTGCGCACGGGGGAGGAGCTGGGCCTGGCCGTCGAGGTCCGGCAGACCGACCACGAGGGCGAGATGCTCGGCTGGCTGCACGCCGCCGCCGACGCCGGCACGCCCGTCGTGCTCAACGCGGCGGCCTGGACGCACACCTCGGTCGCGGTCCGCGACGCCTGCGCCCAGCTCACCGCGCCCCTGGTCGAGGTGCACATCTCGAACGTGCACAAGCGGGAGGAGTTCCGGCACCACTCCTACGTCTCGGCGGTCGCCGACGGGGTGATCGTGGGGCTCGGCGTCGCCGGCTACACCCTCGCGCTGCGCTGGCTCGCGGAGCGGCCCCGCTAGGGCCGGAGCGGCCCGACAGAGCCGGGACGGCCGCGACGGCGCCGGAGCGAGCCCCGGCACCGCCGGCACCGCCGGCACGGGCGTCAGTAGCGCGGGTCGCGCTCCGGCGGGTAGACGTCGGCGCGCGGTGCCACCACCGGGCGCGCCCGGCGGGCCATCGCGAGGCTGGCGACCAGGCCGATGACCCCGACGACGGCCAGGATCCAGCCGATGAGATCGAGGTCGATCCCGTCGACGTCGATGTTCACGGCCAGCGCCAGGATCAGGCCGATCGCGATCAGGGCGATGCTCGATCCGATTCTCATGGCGCTCTGTACCCGCTCGGCCCCGTCACCAACCTAGGCTGCTCCGGGTGACGCCCTCCGCCCGCCGCGCCGCCCTGCGCGCCCTGCTCCCGGCCCGCGAGGTCGACGCGCTCCTGGTCACCGACCTGGTCAACATCCGCTACCTCACCGGCTTCACCGGCTCCAACGCCGCGCTGCTGGTCCACGTCGACGGCGACGGGAGCAGCCGCTTCTGCACCGACGCCCGCTACCGCTCGCAGTCGGCGGCGCAGGTGCCCGACCTGGAGCGCGTCGAGGACCGCGCCTGCGCCCGCACCCTGGTGGCCGGGGCGGCGGTGGGGCGGCTGGGGTTCGAGTCCGACGCCGTCACCGTCGACGCCCACGCCGCGCTCGTCGACGTCGCCGGGGACACGGCGCTGCACCGCGTGCCGGGCCTCGTGCAGCGCCTGCGAACGGTGAAGGACGAGTCCGAGATCGACGCCCTGCGCGCCGCGTGCGCCGCCGCCGACGCCGCGCTCACCGACCTCGTCGACGCCGGC contains these protein-coding regions:
- a CDS encoding DUF6458 family protein, which gives rise to MRIGSSIALIAIGLILALAVNIDVDGIDLDLIGWILAVVGVIGLVASLAMARRARPVVAPRADVYPPERDPRY
- the aroQ gene encoding type II 3-dehydroquinate dehydratase yields the protein MNVLVLNGPNLGRLGTREPDVYGATTHADLVALCVRTGEELGLAVEVRQTDHEGEMLGWLHAAADAGTPVVLNAAAWTHTSVAVRDACAQLTAPLVEVHISNVHKREEFRHHSYVSAVADGVIVGLGVAGYTLALRWLAERPR